Genomic segment of Bacillota bacterium:
GAGCCGCTGGTAGATGCGCCGGGCCGTGTGCCGCTGCTTGCGGGGTGCCTCCAAGTCGTCCCGCAGCCACTGCTCGATGACGCCCCGGTACGGGCCGACGACCGGCCGCGGTCTGGGTTCCCGGAGGTGGTAACGGGGAGGCGCCGAGCTGGCGATGGCCTTGCGGACGCTTTGGCGCGAATAGCCGAGCTCTCGGCTGATCTTGCGGATGGACCAGCGTTGGACGAAGTACAGTTTGCGGATAGACTCGATATCGACCATC
This window contains:
- a CDS encoding IS21 family transposase, with amino-acid sequence MVDIESIRKLYFVQRWSIRKISRELGYSRQSVRKAIASSAPPRYHLREPRPRPVVGPYRGVIEQWLRDDLEAPRKQRHTARRIYQRLVAEYGFTGGESTVRQVVAELRGRQVEPYIPLVAAPGEMAQVDWGPA